A window of Candidatus Nomurabacteria bacterium genomic DNA:
TTTACACATGCGGCTACTACCATTACTGTCACTCCGATATTCACTGTGATATCTGTGCCAACTAATGTAGCTGCTGTGACTGTAATAGCATCTAATCCAGACATTGCCGCGATCATAGAGGAGAGCAAAAAGCCCGAATCACCTATATAGTACAAAGTCACCTTTGAGATGGTGATCACTGAAAGGTAAAGCAGTCCGAAAGCAAGAGCAGGACCAGGTGTGAACGGTGATTTGAAGTTTATACCCAACTCCTCGGGTGTTGATCCTTTTGGTGTCTTTCTGCTTGTTGAGGTGAATTTTTTAATATTTATAAGTGTCACAGAAAGCAATAAGGTCAATCCCATCAATGAGAATGGAAGGAAAAGTGCTGAACCCAATGCAAAATTCAACAGGATCGCAACAAAGATCTCTCTCATGAAGCTCGTTAGATTAGCCAGAATAGCAGCGGTGAGGAATGTTTGTTTCGAACCGATATCAGTTGCTGCCCTGCTATGACGAGCCATCGCCTCAGTAACAGCGGTACTAGAGACTAGACCACCTAGTAGGCCTACCATATTCACACCTTTATCTTTGCCTAATGCTTTAGATGCAAAATATCCTATGAAATTTAACCCTAGTACCAGAACAATTATTGCCCAGATGTGACTGGGATTAAATATTCTTGTCGCCTCAAGGAAATCCTGTGACAATATCTTTTGAAATAGATCTCCAAATATCGGTATATCTGCTGGTCCATACAAACGATTAGGCATAAATGGCATGATCACCGAGGTGAAAAGCACAAATTTTATCGTAGCAAGTACTTCATCTCTAGAGAATTTTGAGATGATGACTCTAACTTGAGATTTCATCGAAAGAACCACTGCATCTAGGACTGCGATCAATACGATTATCTTGGTTGGGATGTCTGTAGCAAAAAGCAGCAATGAAAGTACAAAGTTCAGTATCAAACTGATCTCGGTCGTTAGACCAAAAGCATTTTTATCAAAGTAGTTCAAAACAAATGCAATATGGATGAACAGTATGAACCCTCCGGTCGTCAGCCAAACTACTGGATACACTCCATTTAGATAAGCTAAACCTGTCACAGCACCTAGAACCGAAACCAAAACGTATGTTCTAACACCACCTAGATTTGAAGACGGAATAGCAGCGGTGATAAATGAAAATTTTTTTGAGGCTTCTCTTGTCTTACGATTCAGATCCTTGAGGTCTTCTTTATCTTTCCAACTTTCATCCCTTTCCAATCCCATCAATGCACCAAGACTGATGACTAGCAAGAACTTTATTAGGGCAGTATTCAGATCCATAGATGATAATCTAGAACATAATTATTCACTTAAGCATATCTACAATACATAGTACAAAACAAAGAGTTGAGTAGCAACTGTGTGAAACAGATAGATATCAAGAGCTAAATTCAAAGATCAAATGGTTTCACTACATAATTCTCCATCTCAATGACATCTTCACTCTCCCTTTTATCCATACATACTACAGAGAACATCGTCTGCCCTACCCTTATGAGATTTGTAGGCCAAATCGAAAAGATTACCCCGTCTTTTGGAGCGGTTATTGGTAATGTGGTCGAACCTACAGGATCATAGATCGAAGCTACCAGATCACCTTTAGTAACAGTACTACCCAAACCCACCTCAAACCGAATGATCCCCGCATGTTTTGTCTGAACAATATCTCTATGTCTAACCACATACTGTTTTGTGGGCATCTCCATTTCACCATCAAGAAATCTATTTCCGACCAACACATTCTTCACCCCTCTCAAAATGATCTGTGCAGCATCATGATGGATGATCTGTGATCCACCAGTCTCGACTGTTATCACAGGGGTATTGTGTTTATCATTCAGATATACTGCCATCATGTTTCTCTGTCCTTCACGTTCCAGGATAAATTCAGTACCAAAAACTTGTGCTAGACTGCGTGAGCATGAAACACAATCATCCTCATCACTCAGGTGGATCCGGGCATGAGGTATGAACTGGGCCCCATAACCGGCATCATGCAGATCGATACCCATGGCACATTGTGATAGCACCTCTGTAAGGGTAGTTGCCATCAGAGTGGAGAGACTCCCTTTCCGTAGACCAAATTGTCGATTCAGATCTTTTGTATCCTCAGGCACAGTTCTTGTGCCACTCTGAAAGCCATGAGGATTCAGCACAGGAAATACCAATACTTTACCATTCAACTTCTTTGTTATCTCTGATCTGTTGAACCACTGCATGATGCGATTGACACCATGTATCCCATTTACTTCATCTCCATGTATTCCCGCAGTGATAAAAATATCTCCAGTCCCTTTAGATCTACCGAATGTAAAGTAAGGGATAACGACTGTATGTCTACCTTTGCTGATTGTAAGCCTCTTCTTTTCCATATATCCTTAGACTATACTTATAGGAGATCTATTTCAACCATTTAAAAATATGCTGGGTTGTTCAAGAATAATAAACCTGCTTTTTACTATTACATTAGTTGTATTACTGGGTGTCGTGACTTGGGCCGAGATATATACCAGGTCTACGGTTTCCTTGATATCAGATAGAGAGGTTGTAAAGGGTTGGATGAGAGACGAAAAAGGTCAAGAGGCGTTTCTAGGTTTCATTATTGAGAATACCTATGCTGAGGATAGCAAGGGTATAGTCGAAAACGTTATCACAAAAGATGAATACAGGTCGCTTGTCGACGAACAGATATCCAAAGAAGAGCTCGCAAAACTTTCAGATAACACGATAGACCAGCTATATGATTGGCTTGAAGGGAAAGAAGATATCCCTTCGATAGACTTGCTCGATTCAGAATCTGGGATCGACCTAAGTTTTATCGACAACATACTTGAAGACAAGCTCGGTGAGCTAAGCAAGGTTGTAGATTCACGAGATATCATATTCTTAACCTCCAAACTAAATATAATTGATACAGAACAGGTCGACCTTGCTAAAATGCCGGAATTATACTCTGCTCTTCTAGCCCTACCGGATAAGTTGCTAATTGCCGGTTTGATAATATCAGTGATCATAATCCTATCACTTCGTTCCTTGAGAGCAGGTTTACTGTTGGTCGGTGTAGCGATCGGGTTCTCGGGTTCAATATTCCTATTTGAACAAAGCAACACTCTTGTACATGAGGTCCTTGGCTCAAAATATTTCCCATTAGATCTTCCATCTGCCGAACAGATACCCGGTTTCCTACGAACATTATGGGATATCGCTTCTGAAGACATACTTCAGATCGCTCGCAAATACGCAATATTTGCAATGGCAGGCGGTGTTGGTATAGCGGTCGGGTCGCAATTAGCTATCAGTGAGCGTGTTGTTGATGATGAGGATGACGAGGACGAGGATGACGATGACGATGAAGAGAATTAGATCCCTGTGGTGCATTGTTCTCGATGGAGTCTAGATCCCTATGGTGCACTGTTCTCGATGGAGTATCAATCTCTGCGCCAGATACCAGATAGATATTCTTACTTTTCTGGATCTCCAAGATATCTGATTCCTGTGGTGCCTGAATCCCTGCAATGTTTACTCTCTGAGGTGTCTGAACCCCTAAGGAGTCTAGATCTCGGTGATGCCCTACTCTCCGATAATATACAATTCGCTCTCAGCTCGAGTTACTGCTGTATAAAGCCATCTTCTCCACATATCATCATCCATCTGTTTGAATCGCTCCTCAAACAGTACTACTTTTGGAGCCTGACTCCCTTGTGCCTTGTGTACTGTTATTGCATACCCAAAATCGAACAGATCACCATCTATAGTTTTTCTTCTATCCTGAGTATGGTTCAAACTTTCGGGATTGTTGAATTGTTCTTTACTCATTAGCCCCTTGAACTTAACTGCATTTTCGCCAAAATCAACTTTTCCGTAATACCAATCCTCATCCTCAGAACGAATATCTGTAATAGTACCTATCATGCCATTGTATATTCCTAATGCGTGATTGTTTCTCAAACAGATCACCCTATCACCTGGTTCTGGGTATGGGGAGTTCAGATCAAATAATTTTCGTATACCACCGTTCAATCGGGTCCTTGTATTATTGTAACCACACAAAACTAGCATATCATCACTCCATGACATAAATAGGTCTTCCACGAATTGTCCTGTTTCACTCTCACGTTTTGATAATTTCCTGACAGTATCTGAATAGTTCTTTACAGGGATCCTACCTTCTTGTCTTGCTAATAAAGAAAGCTGGATTATCGGATTTCCTTCAGCCTGTCTGTGTATCTCTTGGAGTTTCAACATCGGCTCCTGCATGAGTGCGAACTTACCCCTGATCGGAGGTAGCTGACCATGATCACCTACTGCGAGAATTGGTATACCAAAAGAAAGGAGGTCGTTCCAGATGATATCATCTACCATAGAGGCTTCATCTATGATGACCAGAT
This region includes:
- a CDS encoding MgtC/SapB family protein translates to MDLNTALIKFLLVISLGALMGLERDESWKDKEDLKDLNRKTREASKKFSFITAAIPSSNLGGVRTYVLVSVLGAVTGLAYLNGVYPVVWLTTGGFILFIHIAFVLNYFDKNAFGLTTEISLILNFVLSLLLFATDIPTKIIVLIAVLDAVVLSMKSQVRVIISKFSRDEVLATIKFVLFTSVIMPFMPNRLYGPADIPIFGDLFQKILSQDFLEATRIFNPSHIWAIIVLVLGLNFIGYFASKALGKDKGVNMVGLLGGLVSSTAVTEAMARHSRAATDIGSKQTFLTAAILANLTSFMREIFVAILLNFALGSALFLPFSLMGLTLLLSVTLINIKKFTSTSRKTPKGSTPEELGINFKSPFTPGPALAFGLLYLSVITISKVTLYYIGDSGFLLSSMIAAMSGLDAITVTAATLVGTDITVNIGVTVMVVAACVNLLVKVLFASISGDNYFRSKIAKIFLITMFVGILTLVYIVKI
- a CDS encoding DUF2817 domain-containing protein codes for the protein MEKKRLTISKGRHTVVIPYFTFGRSKGTGDIFITAGIHGDEVNGIHGVNRIMQWFNRSEITKKLNGKVLVFPVLNPHGFQSGTRTVPEDTKDLNRQFGLRKGSLSTLMATTLTEVLSQCAMGIDLHDAGYGAQFIPHARIHLSDEDDCVSCSRSLAQVFGTEFILEREGQRNMMAVYLNDKHNTPVITVETGGSQIIHHDAAQIILRGVKNVLVGNRFLDGEMEMPTKQYVVRHRDIVQTKHAGIIRFEVGLGSTVTKGDLVASIYDPVGSTTLPITAPKDGVIFSIWPTNLIRVGQTMFSVVCMDKRESEDVIEMENYVVKPFDL
- a CDS encoding AAA family ATPase is translated as MKDEIQLSNDQKIVLDSSLSWVGSKNNGFLTIGGYAGTGKTTLISILRSRLDKENSKLKVCFCSYTGKAAMVLQEKLRIEGAIHPLDTVSTIHSLIYSPVVNDREEIVGWEKKENLTCDLVIIDEASMVDDIIWNDLLSFGIPILAVGDHGQLPPIRGKFALMQEPMLKLQEIHRQAEGNPIIQLSLLARQEGRIPVKNYSDTVRKLSKRESETGQFVEDLFMSWSDDMLVLCGYNNTRTRLNGGIRKLFDLNSPYPEPGDRVICLRNNHALGIYNGMIGTITDIRSEDEDWYYGKVDFGENAVKFKGLMSKEQFNNPESLNHTQDRRKTIDGDLFDFGYAITVHKAQGSQAPKVVLFEERFKQMDDDMWRRWLYTAVTRAESELYIIGE